A stretch of the Arvicanthis niloticus isolate mArvNil1 chromosome 30, mArvNil1.pat.X, whole genome shotgun sequence genome encodes the following:
- the Il11 gene encoding interleukin-11 — protein sequence MRDKFPADGDHNLDSLPTLAMSAGTLGSLQLPGVLTRLRVDLMSYLRHVQWLRRAGGPSLKTLEPELGALQARLDRLLRRLQLLMSRLALPQATPDQPVAPLGPPASAWGSIRAAHAILGGLHLTLDWAVRGLLLLKTRL from the exons ATG AGAGACAAATTCCCAGCTGACGGAGACCACAATCTGGACTCCCTACCTACCTTGGCCATGAGTGCTGGGACATTGGGATCTTTGCAG CTTCCTGGTGTGCTGACGAGGCTTCGAGTAGACTTGATGTCCTACCTCCGGCATGTGCAATGGCTGCGCCGTGCAGGTGGTCCTTCCCTAAAGACTCTGGAGCCAGAGCTGGGTGCCCTGCAAGCCCGACTGGACCGGCTACTTCGTCGTTTACAGCTCTTG ATGTCTCGCTTGGCCTTGCCCCAGGCAACCCCAGACCAACCTGTGGCCCCCCTgggccctcctgcctcagcctggggAAGCATCCGGGCAGCTCATGCCATCTTAGGAGGGCTGCACCTGACCTTGGACTGGGCTGTGCGGGGCCTGCTGTTGTTAAAGACTCGGCTGTGA
- the Tmem238 gene encoding transmembrane protein 238 — protein MAAASPVCGSQASAAGASSPPAPAPAPAAGLGRCRMALLLAVALDVAGMAALLTGVFAQLQVRGRDFGDLLIYSGALLVFLSLLGWILWYTGNIEISRQELERDYGLRPSAIARLARKLSRRWSAPATSSPRTSAGLRAARRAARAPQPSASGSRRVRLQLATLEAGPGAAGTGSE, from the coding sequence ATGGCGGCAGCGTCGCCGGTGTGCGGTTCGCAGGCGTCCGCGGCCGGCGCCTCGTCCCCACCCGCGCCCGCACCGGCTCCCGCGGCGGGCCTGGGCCGCTGCCGCATGGCGCTGCTGCTGGCCGTGGCCTTGGACGTGGCGGGCATGGCGGCGCTGCTGACCGGCGTGTTCGCGCAGCTGCAGGTGCGCGGCCGTGACTTCGGGGACCTGCTCATCTACTCCGGGGCGCTGCTGGTCTTCTTGAGCCTGCTGGGCTGGATTCTCTGGTACACCGGCAACATCGAGATCTCGCGCCAGGAGCTGGAGCGCGACTACGGCCTGCGGCCCTCGGCGATTGCCCGCCTGGCGCGCAAGCTGTCCCGCCGCTGGTCGGCGCCCGCCACCTCCAGTCCCCGGACCTCAGCGGGTCTCCGCGCAGCGCGCAGGGCGGCCCGCGCGCCCCAGCCGTCCGCCTCCGGCTCCCGCCGCGTGCGTCTGCAGCTCGCCACGCTTGAGGCGGGGCCCGGGGCGGCGGGCACGGGCAGCGAGTGA
- the Tmem190 gene encoding transmembrane protein 190, whose product MVGSGISALGLLLLMQGSVDSNGIQGFFYPWSCEGDVWDRESCGGQAAIENPNLCLRLRCCYRDGVCYHQRPDENMRRKHMWALGWTCGSLLFLITSICLFWWARRRDMLHLPHFLQGKCNRLSGTVSLLSKDRGMVSKRSTPIGTPVMVPQSSGGTEAEVTVSGEETEGGEE is encoded by the exons ATGGTGGGCTCTGGGATCTCAGCTCTGGGCCTTCTCCTGTTGATGCAGGGCTCAGTAG ATTCGAATGGAATCCAGGGATTTTTCTACCCATGGA GTTGTGAGGGAGATGTGTGGGACCGAGAGAGCTGTGGGGGTCAGGCAGCAATCGAGAACCCCAACCTCTGCCTACGTCTTCGATGCTGCTACCGGGATGGCGTGTGTTATCATCAAAGGCCAGATG AAAATATGCGGAGGAAGCATATGTGGGCACTGGGCTGGACCTGTGGCAGCCTACTCTTCCTGATCACCAGTATCTGTCTCTTCTG GTGGGCCAGGCGCCGAGACATGCTGCACCTACCGCACTTTCTACAAGGGAAATGTAATAGACTGTCAGGAACAGTCTCCCTACTGTCTAAGGACCGAGGAATGGTCAGCAAGAGGTCAACCCCGATTGGCACGCCTGTCATGGTGCCACAATCCTCAGGAGGCACTGAAGCAGAAGTTACAGTTTCCGGGGAGGAAACAGAGGGAGGTGAAGAATAA
- the Rpl28 gene encoding large ribosomal subunit protein eL28, translated as MRCHFKGVAPPLVILFPSPAAVERGAAAMSAHLQWMVVRNCSSFLIKRNKQTYSTEPNNLKARNSFRYNGLIHRKTVGVEPAADGKGVVVVMKRRSGQRKPATSYVRTTINKNARATLSSIRHMIRKNKYRPDLRMAAIRRASAILRSQKPVVVKRKRTRPTKSS; from the exons ATGCGTTGCCATTTTAAAGGTGTCGCCCCGCCTCTGGTGATTCTCTTTCCGTCTCCGGCCGCCGTAGAGAGAGGAG CCGCCGCCATGTCCGCGCATCTGCAGTGGATGGTCGTTCGGAACTGCTCCAGTTTCTTGATCAAGAGGAACAAGCAGACATACAGCACG GAGCCCAATAATCTGAAGGCCCGAAACTCCTTCCGTTACAACGGGCTCATTCACCGCAAGACCGTCGGAGTAGAGCCCGCAGCTGATGGCAAAGGGGTCGTGGTCGTTATGAAACGCAGATCCG GTCAGCGAAAACCTGCCACTTCTTACGTGAGAACCACCATCAACAAGAATGCCCGGGCTACCCTCAGCAGCATCAGGCACATGATCCGAAAGAACAAGTACCGCCCTGATCTGCGTATG GCGGCTATCCGCAGGGCCAGTGCTATCCTTCGAAGCCAGAAGCCTGTGGTAGTGAAGAGGAAACGGACCCGCCCCACGAAGAGCTCCTGA